Proteins encoded by one window of Lasioglossum baleicum unplaced genomic scaffold, iyLasBale1 scaffold0086, whole genome shotgun sequence:
- the LOC143219862 gene encoding uncharacterized protein LOC143219862, with protein sequence MINSCMSRGTFPQVWKTARLVLLHKAGKPADVPSAYRPLCLLDEAGKIYEKIIADRLVEHLSNHGGPDLSDSQFGFRRGRSTVDAVGRLASLRRDAVAQGRVLLAVSLDITNAFNTLPWDEVVRALEYYQVPSYLKEIIRDYLSDRWFEYPGRDGNIQREQMHRGVPQGSILGPLLWLLAYDAVLRANLPLGVHLICYADDTLVVVEGWTWRRTLSLAQAAVGCVVGGIRRLGLEISAGKTEAMWLHALPRSQQPPQLWIRVGEASVEVKGEMSYLGLTLDSRWCFEEHFDLMAPRVDGVAAAMGRLLPNIGGPDDRIRRLYSGVVQSKFLYGAPVWSEELMASQANMRHAWRVQRRLAIRTIRGYRTISGEAACLLAGMTPLHLMAVERATTYQIACSIRRGELSPEGEEVEVLRHQARRDTLVRWREEIASANSDRPIVRALLPVLEEWKWVGVLTKADMNKMFSNDVSREIDVVKKGSLRPEAVEKEGQPCPEAVVKEGQRRPEAVVVAGPAVGSVADTVLKERIQEFLFPQSISRSRPRSRPSGLDGTGDILWSITGGSTRDIEDDIVSVRSLGSAVSCPAKRRGSPILDSPRSKRQDRAPKVYDHLADMRGLLPGELASLIVSHSRDVERLARRSGNLKGTFVRDFKESARKIEAAARELERRGAFRPSLGSPAAAPSAVVPANSPSADLWDELRAENLSLKKELQETRETLGAIREEMMAMKRRQDVPTSPSPSLMAPEAPEPVVVADPSDVGVHVMAPRGGAVLLAQLGALIDAKLNSFQRELGLDRRDVLPSARVGALKPLGTQLAKESRATAIGGPANLLPGGPVPLGGVIPPAKRKKKKKKKTIAGDGNVLGVALTTPVSHPLRLAAPPGVQPQAWPVVSPPSTGEAWSQVVGRRARREAAALPLLNGVRMLPPKGKPGTRKGSAPRVVAPPRTAEVTITVPEGSMATYEEAIKVARQDINLGDIGIEALTWKRAINGGLIIQIPGAEGASRADVLAAKMSSALRGMDVRVSRPVKKAEFRLTGLDISVTPQEVVTAVAVAGGCAPDLVRVGEIKIPPNGLGTIWVQCPAAAALKIERAEKVKVGWSLARVVVLATRPLQCFRCLALGHVRQRCTAAVDRSSLCYRCGDPSHRAANCVAPPRCVVCEAVGRPADHKAGSRACCPPSKPRNSRRKGGGADPPTATGAKSGGAVQVLPPIPSQNMDVVVEPTPGDPPLGQSAMEGVSVSA encoded by the exons ATGATAAACTCCTGTATGAGCCGGGGAACCTTCCCCCAGGTATGGAAAACCGCCAGGCTTGTCCTCCTCCATAAGGCGGGAAAGCCCGCAGATGTTCCCTCTGCGTACCGGCCCTTGTGTCTCCTCGACGAGGCGGGCAAGATCTACGAAAAGATCATTGCCGACCGCCTCGTCGAGCACCTGTCCAACCATGGTGGTCCCGATCTGAGCGACAGCCAGTTCGGCTTTCGGAGGGGGCGCTCGACGGTCGATGCCGTCGGTCGTCTCGCCTCCCTCCGGAGGGATGCTGTCGCTCAGGGCAGGGTGTTGTTGGCGGTGAGTCTCGACATCACCAACGCCTTCAACACCCTGCCATGGGATGAGGTAGTGAGGGCTCTGGAGTATTACCAGGTGCCCTCCTACCTCAAGGAGATCATCCGGGACTACCTGAGTGACAGGTGGTTCGAGTACCCGGGCCGGGACGGCAATATCCAGAGGGAACAGATGCACCGCGGAGTGCCACAGGGGTCGATCCTCGGACCGCTCCTGTGGCTACTCGCTTATGACGCGGTGCTGCGGGCAAACCTTCCCCTCGGCGTCCACCTGATCTGCTATGCAGATGATACATTGGTGGTCGTCGAGGGGTGGACGTGGAGGAGGACGCTGAGCCTGGCGCAAGCAGCGGTGGGCTGCGTCGTCGGTGGGATCCGGAGATTGGGGCTGGAGATTTCTGCAGGCAAAACCGAGGCAATGTGGTTACACGCATTGCCTCGGAGCCAGCAGCCACCCCAACTCTGGATCCGGGTAGGTGAAGCCTCTGTCGAGGTGAAAGGCGAGATGAGTTATCTCGGCCTGACCCTCGACAGCCGCTGGTGCTTCGAAGAGCACTTCGACCTGATGGCCCCCCGAGTCGATGGGGTGGCAGCCGCCATGGGACGGCTGTTGCCCAATATCGGGGGGCCCGATGACAGGATTCGTCGcctctactcgggggtggtgcaGAGTAAGTTCCTGTACGGAGCCCCCGTGTGGTCCGAAGAGTTAATGGCCAGCCAGGCCAACATGCGCCACGCATGGCGCGTGCAGCGTCGGCTGGCCATTCGGACCATACGGGGATATCGCACCATCTCCGGGGAGGCGGCGTGCCTCCTCGCGGGGATGACTCCCCTTCATCTCATGGCGGTGGAGCGGGCAACCACTTACCAGATTGCCTGCTCCATCCGCCGTGGGGAGTTATCCCCCGAGGGGGAGGAGGTCGAAGTGCTGAGGCACCAGGCCCGGCGGGACACGCTGGTTCGATGGCGGGAGGAGATTGCCTCCGCCAATTCGGACCGGCCTATTGTCCGGGCGCTCCTGCCCGTTCTAGAGGAATGG AAATGGGTGGGGGTATTAACCAAGGCCGAtatgaataaaatgttttctaacgATGTGTCTCGGGAGATAGATGTAGTGAAGAAGGGGTCACTGCGCCCGGAAGCGGTCGAGAAGGAGGGGCAACCGTGCCCGGAAGCGGTCGTGAAGGAGGGGCAACGGCGCCCGGAAGCGGTCGTTGTTGCTGGTCCTGCTGTTGGATCGGTGGCCGACACCGTCCTGAAGGAGAGAATCCAGGAATTTCTGTTCCCGCAATCTATATCGCGGAGTAGGCCCAGAAGTCGTCCTTCGGGATTGGATGGGACTGGCGACATTTTGTGGAGTATTACCGGAGGGAGCACTCGCGACATTGAGGATGATATTGTCTCGGTGAGGTCCTTGGGGTCGGCGGTCTCTTGTCCCGCGAAGAGGAGAGGATCACCGATCCTGGATTCTCCGCGGAGCAAGAGACAGGACCGTGCCCCTAAGGTTTATGACCACCTTGCGGACATGAGGGGTCTTCTTCCGGGCGAGCTTGCCTCTTTAATCGTAAGCCATTCTCGCGACGTCGAAAGGCTGGCGAGAAGGAGTGGCAATTTGAAGGGCACGTTCGTCCGGGACTTCAAGGAGTCTGCCAGGAAGATCGAGGCGGCGGCGAGGGAGTTGGAGCGAAGAGGGGCTTTCAGGCCATCTCTCGGCTCCCCCGCGGCCGCTCCCTCTGCCGTCGTGCCGGCGAATTCTCCGTCCGCAGATTTGTGGGACGAACTGCGGGCGGAGAATCTCTCCTTGAAGAAGGAACTCCAGGAGACCCGGGAGACTCTTGGGGCCATCAGGGAGGAGATGATGGCGATGAAAAGGCGGCAAGATGTCCCCACATCGCCTTCGCCCTCCTTGATGGCTCCGGAGGCCCCTGAGCCTGTCGTGGTCGCTGACCCGTCTGATGTGGGGGTGCATGTTATGGCACCTAGAGGGGGTGCCGTCCTGTTGGCCCAGCTGGGGGCTCTCATTGACGCGAAGCTTAATTCGTTTCAGCGGGAGCTTGGGCTGGACCGGCGGGACGTTCTCCCCTCTGCTAGAGTGGGAGCGTTGAAGCCTCTTGGGACCCAATTGGCTAAGGAGTCGAGGGCCACCGCTATTGGCGGTCCCGCCAATTTGTTGCCGGGAGGTCCTGTTCCTCTTGGCGGGGTAATTCCCCCCGCtaagaggaaaaagaagaaaaagaaaaagacgaTAGCGGGAGATGGAAATGTTTTGGGGGTCGCATTGACGACCCCTGTCTCCCATCCGTTGAGGCTGGCAGCCCCTCCCGGGGTTCAACCACAGGCTTGGCCTGTGGTCTCGCCCCCCTCCACTGGGGAGGCTTGGTCACAGGTGGTGGGCCGGCGGGCTAGGAGAGAGGCGGCCGCGTTGCCGCTTTTAAATGGTGTCCGGATGCTTCCCCCTAAGGGCAAGCCCGGGACCAGAAAAGGTTCGGCACCTCGTGTGGTGGCCCCTCCCCGTACGGCAGAAGTTACGATAACTGTGCCGGAGGGGAGCATGGCCACTTACGAAGAAGCTATCAAAGTGGCGCGCCAGGATATCAATTTGGGGGACATCGGCATAGAGGCCCTCACCTGGAAGAGAGCTATAAACGGGGGTCTGATTATTCAGATCCCCGGAGCGGAGGGGGCCTCCAGGGCTGATGTTTTGGCGGCTAAAATGTCTTCGGCCCTGAGGGGGATGGACGTTAGAGTGTCGAGGCCCGTTAAGAAAGCGGAATTCCGTTTGACGGGCCTCGATATCTCCGTCACCCCTCAGGAGGTGGTGACTGCGGTGGCTGTGGCGGGTGGCTGTGCCCCTGATTTGGTGCGGGTGGGGGAGATAAAAATCCCCCCCAATGGGCTGGGCACTATTTGGGTGCAGTGCCCTGCTGCGGCCGCCCTTAAAATTGAGAGGGCGGAGAAGGTAAAGGTGGGATGGTCCCTTGCACGGGTGGTGGTGCTGGCGACCAGGCCGCTTCAGTGCTTTCGCTGCTTGGCCTTAGGTCACGTTCGGCAGCGATGCACTGCGGCGGTCGATCGCTCATCATTGTGCTACCGGTGCGGGGACCCATCCCACCGGGCAGCCAATTGTGTCGCGCCTCCCCGTTGCGTTGTCTGTGAGGCGGTGGGGAGGCCGGCTGATCATAAGGCGGGCAGCAGGGCTTGCTGCCCGCCATCTAAGCCGAGGAATAGTCGTAGAAAGGGGGGTGGTGCGGACCCACCCACTGCGACAGGAGCGAAGTCTGGGGGGGCTGTTCAAGTACTCCCCCCCATCCCCTCCCAAAACATGGATGTCGTTGTAGAGCCGACACCAGGGGATCCTCCCTTGGGACAGTCGGCGATGGAAGGGGTATCTGTCAGTGCTTAA